One Nitrospina watsonii DNA segment encodes these proteins:
- a CDS encoding cupin domain-containing protein has protein sequence MKVLKVREQAAFKAEKMNKVSLFDTDRFFCDVYCLEPGQAQKVHAHEGSDKIYYVLEGKGMVTVGREEKEMSADEITLAPSGEEHGVVNHTDRRLVMLVFMAPKPQ, from the coding sequence ATGAAAGTTCTCAAGGTTCGGGAGCAGGCGGCCTTCAAGGCTGAGAAGATGAACAAGGTCAGCCTGTTCGACACGGATCGGTTTTTCTGCGACGTCTATTGCCTGGAACCGGGCCAGGCGCAAAAAGTTCATGCGCACGAGGGCTCGGACAAGATATACTATGTTCTCGAAGGCAAGGGCATGGTGACGGTCGGCAGGGAGGAGAAGGAGATGTCGGCGGATGAGATCACCCTCGCCCCCTCGGGAGAGGAACACGGGGTCGTCAACCACACCGACCGGCGGTTGGTGATGCTGGTGTTCATGGCTCCGAAACCGCAATAA
- a CDS encoding cation diffusion facilitator family transporter produces MSSSGGSTKVIFIALCANLGIAIAKFVGASISGSAALLAEGIHSVVDCTNQVLLLVGEKSSRKRPSASHPLGYGRESFFWSFVVAILLFSMGGLFAIYEGAHKIADPHEMTNPGLALGILIFGIVLEGYSFLACLKEVRKRDPGMPIWNWYRRTTRAGLLVIFTEDLGALLGLVMASVCIGLSWALHDPMWDALGSILIGALLVILAVVLSVEVKSLIIGEAPAKDYRHEVETITREYLPGSKILNFIALKTGDNEVMLSIKIHPGRIQKVPDLIEAFNQIEDRIGERFPEIKWKFLEPDDREDIY; encoded by the coding sequence ATGTCCTCATCTGGCGGTTCGACCAAAGTCATTTTCATCGCCCTGTGTGCCAACCTCGGCATCGCCATCGCCAAGTTCGTCGGCGCGTCCATCTCCGGCAGTGCGGCATTGCTGGCGGAAGGCATCCACAGCGTCGTCGATTGCACCAACCAGGTTTTACTTTTAGTCGGTGAAAAGAGCTCGCGCAAACGGCCATCGGCATCGCATCCTTTGGGCTACGGCCGCGAGTCGTTTTTCTGGTCGTTCGTGGTGGCGATTTTGCTGTTCTCGATGGGCGGGTTGTTCGCCATCTACGAAGGCGCGCACAAGATCGCCGACCCGCATGAAATGACCAATCCCGGCCTCGCTCTCGGCATCCTGATCTTCGGCATCGTGCTGGAAGGGTATTCCTTTCTCGCGTGTCTGAAAGAAGTGCGTAAGCGCGACCCCGGCATGCCTATCTGGAACTGGTACCGGCGCACCACGCGGGCGGGTTTGCTGGTGATTTTCACGGAAGATTTGGGCGCCCTGCTGGGACTCGTCATGGCGTCGGTGTGCATCGGCCTGTCGTGGGCATTGCACGATCCCATGTGGGACGCGCTGGGATCGATCCTCATCGGTGCGCTTTTGGTGATTCTGGCGGTGGTGCTGTCGGTGGAGGTGAAGAGCCTGATCATCGGCGAGGCCCCGGCCAAGGATTACCGGCACGAGGTGGAAACGATCACCCGCGAATACCTGCCCGGCTCGAAAATCCTGAACTTCATCGCGCTCAAGACCGGCGACAACGAAGTGATGCTGAGCATCAAGATCCATCCCGGCAGGATTCAGAAGGTACCGGACCTGATCGAAGCGTTCAATCAGATCGAGGACCGCATTGGCGAGCGCTTTCCGGAGATCAAGTGGAAGTTTCTGGAACCGGACGACCGCGAAGACATTTACTAG
- a CDS encoding pentapeptide repeat-containing protein, with protein MGNQQHMELIKKGVEGWNAWREANMGEAVDLSELDLRGANLSKANLKDANLQGAKLQFANLSGANLENANLNQARMQEVNLNGAQLTGAQAKGCNLMEASLMQTNMENADLQGCQFNEDVEFHQANLKGTNLVEASGLSIGQIKSAKYDAHTKLPEYLSDDTEDEEFLNSML; from the coding sequence ATGGGCAATCAGCAACACATGGAGTTGATCAAAAAAGGCGTCGAAGGCTGGAATGCCTGGCGCGAGGCCAACATGGGCGAGGCGGTGGACCTGTCGGAGTTGGATCTGCGCGGCGCCAATCTGTCGAAGGCCAACCTGAAAGACGCCAACCTGCAGGGCGCGAAGCTTCAGTTCGCGAACTTAAGCGGCGCCAATCTCGAAAACGCCAACCTCAATCAGGCCCGCATGCAGGAAGTGAACCTGAACGGGGCGCAGTTGACGGGCGCACAGGCCAAGGGCTGCAACCTGATGGAAGCGTCCCTCATGCAGACCAACATGGAAAACGCCGATTTGCAGGGTTGCCAGTTCAACGAAGATGTCGAGTTCCATCAGGCCAACCTGAAAGGCACCAACCTGGTGGAGGCTTCCGGGTTGAGCATCGGGCAGATCAAATCCGCCAAGTACGACGCCCACACCAAACTCCCGGAATACCTCAGCGACGACACCGAGGATGAGGAGTTTTTAAATTCCATGCTGTGA
- a CDS encoding rhodanese-like domain-containing protein yields MSQIKQMSVQQLHDLLDAGPVNVLDIRDEASYDAGHVPNAVPLSRTPVEQCMEKFDKDQTLVVCCYHGISSIEAAMFFSQQGFADVHSLMGGYEAWHRSYSEDDGME; encoded by the coding sequence ATGTCCCAGATCAAACAAATGAGTGTCCAGCAACTCCACGACCTGCTCGACGCAGGTCCCGTCAACGTTCTCGACATCCGCGATGAAGCCTCGTATGACGCCGGGCACGTGCCGAACGCCGTTCCCCTCAGCCGCACCCCGGTGGAGCAATGCATGGAGAAGTTCGACAAGGACCAAACCCTTGTGGTGTGCTGTTACCACGGCATCTCCAGCATCGAGGCGGCCATGTTTTTCAGTCAGCAAGGTTTCGCCGACGTGCACAGCCTGATGGGAGGGTATGAAGCCTGGCACCGCAGTTACAGCGAAGACGACGGGATGGAATGA
- a CDS encoding mechanosensitive ion channel family protein codes for MDIVNEWMSHNPWAVWLEAAIWTVLTLAILAFVRSRLQALFKKRYKNSKLWGDRLVQRLAEKTHWLFLLIIAVYVGSQKLPLPDDTMVKWGHVVFLIMLALVGVWGQNAILLWADQAYQKKKEKDASFATALGVIKFLILLVFYALLMLVALENMGVDIAALVAGLGIGGIAIALAVQKILGDLFASLTIIMDKPFVIGDFIIAGTDMGTVQHIGLKSTQLKSINGERLVVPNSDLLDSRIRNYHKLPERRQLFAIGVVYDTPAEKLERIPGMIQEIIEAQPETRVDRVHFKQFGPYSLDFEIVYWLLKGEYDFLMNTQQAINLALCRKFQEEGIEFAFPTQTILMEQGMQPGSGPSPV; via the coding sequence ATGGATATCGTAAACGAATGGATGAGTCACAACCCGTGGGCGGTATGGCTGGAAGCCGCGATCTGGACCGTTTTGACTTTGGCGATTCTGGCGTTCGTACGCAGCCGGTTGCAGGCTCTATTTAAAAAACGATACAAAAATTCGAAGCTGTGGGGCGATCGCCTGGTGCAACGCCTGGCTGAAAAAACACACTGGCTGTTTTTACTGATCATCGCAGTCTATGTCGGCAGCCAGAAGCTGCCGCTGCCGGACGACACGATGGTGAAGTGGGGCCATGTCGTCTTTTTGATCATGCTCGCTTTGGTCGGCGTGTGGGGGCAGAATGCCATCCTGCTCTGGGCGGACCAGGCCTACCAGAAAAAGAAAGAGAAAGATGCGTCCTTTGCCACCGCGCTGGGCGTCATCAAGTTTCTGATCCTGCTTGTGTTTTATGCGCTGTTGATGCTGGTGGCGTTGGAAAACATGGGCGTGGACATCGCGGCGCTGGTGGCCGGGCTTGGTATCGGCGGCATCGCCATCGCGCTGGCGGTGCAGAAGATTCTGGGCGACCTGTTCGCGTCGCTCACCATCATCATGGACAAGCCGTTTGTCATTGGCGACTTCATCATCGCCGGCACGGACATGGGCACGGTCCAGCATATCGGCCTGAAATCCACTCAACTCAAGAGCATCAACGGCGAACGCCTGGTGGTGCCGAACTCCGACCTGCTGGACAGCCGCATCCGCAATTACCATAAGTTGCCCGAGCGCCGGCAGTTGTTTGCAATCGGTGTGGTGTACGACACCCCGGCGGAGAAACTCGAACGCATCCCCGGCATGATTCAGGAAATCATCGAGGCGCAGCCGGAGACGCGCGTGGACCGGGTTCACTTCAAGCAGTTTGGCCCGTACTCTCTGGATTTCGAGATCGTGTACTGGTTGCTAAAGGGCGAATACGATTTTCTGATGAACACGCAGCAGGCCATCAACCTTGCTTTATGCAGAAAATTTCAGGAAGAGGGCATCGAGTTTGCGTTTCCGACGCAGACCATCCTCATGGAGCAGGGGATGCAGCCCGGTTCCGGCCCGTCCCCGGTTTGA
- a CDS encoding M20/M25/M40 family metallo-hydrolase produces the protein MKVAVIYNKNQSEVINVFGAQNREIYNPKTVERVASSLEKGGHNVRVIDGNIHLIEKLNEFMPKVMHGEQPGMVFNMAYGIQGVSRYTHVPALLEMVGIAYVGSSPAGHGIALDKITSKVLFQANGVATPRYWSFFSEDQIPADIPFPVIVKPKMEAVSMGIEVVHDIERLRETVKTLVKEYNQQVLVEEFIPGREFAVGLLGNGDPEALPIVEFDLEGDPNAIQTYTEKMKKPKEKICPAKIDDATAEKIRELTKGAFRALGLFDFCRADFRMDDKGNLYVLELNSMASLGLTGSYVHAAKVAGYTYESLINRMLDVAVERYFGEKEMNEVQEPEPFFKSFIKRQTTSLPVRLRSYLRGNIGTMEDYLAHLVEINSYARNIDGVNSLGKWISNQLGRMGFQREVHTKAEFGNVLYFSNHTDDENDILLIGQLDNPIPNQDYVAYQEDRGKLYGSGVYYGKGGLAILFGAIQALRYTRSLKKVKCGILLISDETAGGRSSKSLIEDLSNKAKYVLGLQGAGLSGEATTSFSGVMKYNVEIKWAPSKLSKTKSEQTDLISFLTQKISALRKMTSKDDGVEVAITSVNTQGLDEATPDFANLTFRIRFRSPDLSQQLKDQIYKTFEVSATNPIKVNISRSLLRLPLMQSEATGKFYQSVEKIAKNLEIRIQKQHGTASTSLCYVSPDKPVLGNMGPISGGMGTRNEYVVRDSLLDRSVLLAYLIYLAANDFKE, from the coding sequence ATGAAGGTCGCCGTCATCTACAACAAGAACCAGTCCGAAGTCATCAACGTATTCGGTGCCCAGAATCGCGAAATTTACAATCCGAAAACCGTTGAGCGCGTGGCAAGTTCCCTGGAAAAAGGCGGACACAACGTCCGCGTGATCGACGGCAACATTCATTTGATCGAAAAGCTGAACGAGTTCATGCCGAAAGTGATGCACGGCGAACAACCCGGCATGGTGTTCAACATGGCGTACGGCATCCAGGGCGTGAGCCGTTACACGCACGTGCCGGCACTGTTGGAAATGGTGGGCATTGCTTATGTCGGCTCCAGCCCGGCGGGGCACGGCATCGCCCTCGACAAGATCACCTCCAAAGTCCTGTTTCAGGCCAACGGCGTGGCCACTCCGCGCTACTGGTCGTTCTTCAGTGAGGATCAGATTCCGGCAGACATCCCTTTTCCGGTCATCGTCAAACCCAAAATGGAAGCGGTGTCGATGGGCATCGAGGTGGTGCACGACATCGAACGCCTGCGTGAAACGGTCAAGACCCTGGTCAAGGAATACAACCAGCAGGTGCTGGTCGAGGAATTCATCCCCGGACGCGAGTTCGCCGTCGGCCTCCTGGGCAACGGCGATCCGGAAGCCCTCCCCATCGTCGAGTTTGATTTGGAAGGCGACCCCAACGCCATTCAGACTTACACCGAGAAAATGAAGAAACCCAAGGAGAAGATCTGCCCGGCCAAGATCGACGATGCCACGGCGGAAAAAATCAGAGAACTCACCAAAGGCGCCTTCCGCGCGCTCGGCCTGTTCGATTTCTGCCGCGCCGATTTCCGCATGGACGACAAAGGCAACCTGTACGTGCTGGAACTCAACTCCATGGCCAGCCTGGGGCTGACCGGATCTTACGTCCATGCCGCCAAGGTGGCGGGATACACGTATGAATCTCTCATCAACCGCATGCTCGATGTGGCGGTGGAACGGTACTTCGGCGAAAAAGAAATGAATGAGGTGCAGGAACCGGAACCCTTTTTCAAAAGCTTCATCAAAAGGCAGACCACCTCCCTGCCGGTGCGCCTGCGCAGCTACCTGCGTGGAAACATAGGCACCATGGAAGACTACCTCGCGCACCTGGTCGAAATCAATTCCTATGCCCGCAATATCGACGGCGTCAATTCGCTCGGCAAATGGATTTCCAATCAGCTCGGCCGCATGGGATTCCAACGCGAGGTGCACACCAAGGCGGAGTTCGGCAATGTGCTCTACTTTTCCAACCACACCGATGATGAAAACGACATTCTGTTGATCGGCCAGCTGGACAATCCTATCCCCAATCAGGATTACGTCGCCTACCAGGAAGACCGGGGCAAGCTGTACGGCTCCGGCGTCTATTACGGCAAGGGAGGGCTCGCCATTCTGTTCGGGGCCATCCAGGCGCTGCGTTACACCCGATCGCTGAAAAAAGTCAAATGCGGCATCCTGCTCATCTCCGACGAAACCGCTGGCGGGCGTTCTTCCAAAAGCCTGATCGAAGACTTGTCAAACAAAGCGAAATACGTTTTGGGATTGCAGGGCGCGGGGCTTTCCGGGGAAGCCACCACCTCTTTTTCCGGCGTGATGAAGTACAACGTCGAAATCAAATGGGCGCCCAGTAAATTATCGAAAACGAAATCGGAACAGACGGACCTGATCTCCTTTCTCACGCAGAAGATCAGCGCCCTGCGTAAAATGACGTCGAAGGACGACGGCGTGGAAGTGGCCATCACCTCCGTCAACACACAGGGACTGGATGAGGCGACGCCGGACTTTGCCAATCTCACCTTCCGCATCCGGTTCCGCTCGCCCGACCTCAGCCAGCAACTGAAGGACCAGATCTACAAAACCTTCGAGGTCAGCGCCACCAATCCGATCAAGGTCAACATTTCGAGATCGTTGTTGCGGCTGCCGTTGATGCAATCGGAAGCCACCGGAAAGTTTTATCAGAGCGTCGAGAAAATCGCCAAAAATCTGGAAATCCGCATTCAGAAACAACACGGCACCGCTTCCACCTCGCTGTGCTATGTCTCGCCGGACAAACCGGTGCTCGGCAATATGGGTCCGATCTCCGGCGGTATGGGCACCCGCAACGAATATGTGGTCCGCGACAGTCTGCTCGACCGTTCGGTTCTCCTTGCCTACCTCATCTACCTCGCTGCGAATGACTTCAAGGAATGA
- the ggt gene encoding gamma-glutamyltransferase, whose translation MKLDKIETRLESRADKKSAIARKGMVSTAFPEATQAGVDILGAGGNAVDAAVAAALALGVCEPQASGLGGQSSGILYLNDKVIYVDGSSRAPSLAHIDQYADDDLLVGHRATTVPSTVAFLGYLNFRYGRMSWRQVLAPAIRIAREGYRITPLQSQLQERELEIFQKDICRWGARYFLKDGATPFQPGDLFVQKDLANLLEHLSYNGPNSFYQGEIAELIDADMRAHDGFVRKEDLAYIPWPVERRPIKRRYRKTQIYTCPPPTSGRTLLLVLQMLNNLPSKFLRERSPESYHFIAETFRKALMNHKERPYDPNIYPQLPDDKRILSKDYARYLSSTIRNVIDPSLPLVEPFQSGQDTTHLSVMDGDGNAIGITQSIERVYGSHAAADGLGFLYNNYMSALEVKDPSHPYYLRPGAVPWSSIAPVILFYKKQPWMVAGSPGSDRIFSTMSQFLSHIIDGNMPIDEAMIHPRLHCTLGGILSYEKERFPKTIIRYLKDAGYKMTPKDPYAFYLGAVHAVVKTQTRDGFQGVAEIRRDGTAAGID comes from the coding sequence ATGAAACTCGATAAAATTGAAACCCGACTCGAGTCCCGGGCGGACAAGAAAAGCGCCATTGCCCGCAAGGGAATGGTGTCCACTGCATTTCCGGAAGCCACTCAGGCGGGCGTGGACATTCTCGGCGCAGGCGGCAATGCCGTCGATGCCGCAGTGGCTGCGGCGCTCGCTCTCGGCGTGTGCGAACCGCAGGCCAGCGGCCTGGGTGGCCAGTCTTCCGGCATCCTGTACCTGAACGACAAAGTCATTTATGTCGATGGCTCCAGCCGCGCTCCCTCTCTCGCCCACATCGATCAGTATGCCGACGACGACCTGCTGGTCGGGCATCGCGCCACCACGGTGCCCAGTACGGTGGCTTTTCTCGGCTACCTCAATTTTCGTTACGGCCGCATGAGTTGGCGGCAGGTGCTGGCCCCGGCCATCCGCATCGCCCGCGAAGGCTACCGCATCACGCCCCTGCAAAGCCAGTTGCAGGAACGCGAACTCGAAATCTTTCAGAAAGACATCTGCCGCTGGGGCGCCCGGTATTTTTTGAAAGACGGCGCCACTCCCTTTCAACCCGGCGACCTGTTCGTGCAAAAGGACCTGGCCAATCTGCTTGAACATCTTTCTTACAACGGACCCAACTCGTTTTACCAGGGAGAGATCGCGGAGTTGATCGACGCCGACATGCGCGCTCACGACGGGTTTGTGCGCAAGGAAGACCTGGCGTACATCCCGTGGCCGGTCGAGCGGCGGCCGATCAAACGCCGTTACCGCAAAACCCAGATATACACCTGTCCACCGCCGACTTCCGGACGCACGCTGTTACTGGTTTTGCAGATGCTCAACAACCTGCCGTCAAAATTTCTGCGGGAACGCTCACCGGAGTCGTATCACTTCATCGCCGAAACGTTTCGCAAAGCGTTGATGAACCACAAGGAGAGGCCGTACGACCCGAACATTTATCCGCAACTGCCGGATGACAAGCGCATCCTGAGCAAAGACTACGCGCGCTACCTGTCCTCGACCATCCGCAATGTCATCGATCCCAGCCTGCCGCTGGTCGAGCCGTTTCAATCGGGTCAGGACACAACGCATCTTTCGGTGATGGATGGCGACGGCAATGCCATCGGCATCACGCAATCCATCGAACGCGTTTATGGATCGCACGCGGCGGCCGATGGACTGGGTTTTCTCTATAACAATTACATGAGCGCGCTGGAAGTGAAGGACCCCAGCCATCCCTACTACCTGCGCCCCGGTGCGGTGCCGTGGAGTTCCATCGCGCCCGTTATTCTTTTTTATAAAAAACAACCGTGGATGGTGGCAGGCAGTCCGGGCAGCGATCGCATCTTCTCCACCATGAGCCAGTTCCTTTCGCACATCATCGACGGCAATATGCCGATCGACGAAGCCATGATCCATCCGCGCCTGCATTGCACGCTCGGCGGCATCCTCAGTTACGAAAAGGAACGGTTCCCGAAAACCATCATCAGGTATCTGAAAGACGCCGGATACAAAATGACGCCGAAAGATCCCTATGCGTTTTACCTGGGGGCCGTGCACGCCGTGGTCAAAACCCAGACCCGGGACGGGTTCCAGGGCGTTGCCGAAATCCGCCGCGACGGCACGGCCGCAGGGATCGATTGA
- a CDS encoding N-formylglutamate amidohydrolase: MPKSAATARPQGSIDAMAPLPCLITVPHGGTQVPGFLAGRFILSERDVFDDIDACTRGIYDLSDLVMVWKDTDIARPVVDLNRGREDRPPTNPDGVVKTHTCFNVPVYDPQQPLDDALADDLIHKYHQPFHSFIESVVKLRHDLRIAFDCHSMSEFAPPVANDAGQPRPTFCLGNRFGDSCPDAVARMLATSLCRVFELEEKEVTLNQPFAGGYITRRYGGRPLPWIQIEMNRKLYLKDPWFDTDTRTVDPDRLAFLRNRMGAALRLFFELWDDSR, translated from the coding sequence TTGCCGAAATCCGCCGCGACGGCACGGCCGCAGGGATCGATTGACGCCATGGCGCCCCTGCCCTGCCTGATCACCGTACCGCATGGAGGAACGCAGGTTCCCGGTTTCCTCGCAGGACGGTTCATCCTCAGTGAGCGGGACGTGTTCGACGACATCGATGCCTGCACCCGCGGCATCTACGACTTGTCCGATCTGGTGATGGTGTGGAAGGACACCGACATCGCCCGGCCTGTCGTCGATCTCAACCGCGGCCGGGAGGACCGCCCTCCCACCAATCCCGATGGCGTCGTTAAAACCCACACCTGTTTCAACGTGCCCGTGTACGATCCGCAACAGCCGCTGGACGACGCGCTGGCCGACGATCTCATCCACAAATACCACCAACCGTTTCACAGCTTCATCGAAAGCGTTGTGAAGCTGCGCCACGATCTGCGCATCGCCTTCGACTGCCACTCCATGTCGGAGTTCGCACCGCCGGTGGCGAACGATGCAGGGCAACCGCGCCCCACGTTCTGCCTCGGTAACCGCTTCGGCGACAGTTGCCCGGATGCCGTCGCCCGGATGCTGGCCACCAGCCTCTGCCGGGTGTTCGAGTTGGAGGAAAAAGAAGTCACGCTGAACCAGCCGTTCGCCGGAGGCTACATCACCCGCCGTTACGGCGGCCGTCCGCTGCCGTGGATACAGATCGAGATGAACCGCAAACTGTATCTCAAGGACCCGTGGTTCGATACGGACACGCGGACGGTCGATCCCGACCGGCTGGCGTTTTTGCGGAACCGTATGGGCGCGGCGCTGCGCCTGTTTTTTGAACTGTGGGATGATTCCCGGTGA
- a CDS encoding nucleoside recognition domain-containing protein, with translation MLNFIWVSFFFIAFFVALLKWLVWGQGDVFVQIMGATFEMSRVAFEIALGLVGIMSFWMGIMRIGERGSVLDLFVRFLQPLLRKLFPDIPERHPAFGAMVMNFSANLLGLDNAATPLGLKAMTELQTLNPEKESATNAQTLFLVLNTSSLTLFPVTVFVYRAQQGAADPTDVFIPILIATFCSTLVGLLAVATVQRIRLQDPVVLAYLGGLLALVGGLLLYFAQLDQATMQAHSARLSNLLLFTVMVAFMAAAVWRRLNVFDEFIDGAKEGFQVAIKIVPYLVAMLVGIAVFRASGALEMLLDGVRWLVLGVGGDTRFVDALPTAFMKPLSGSGARGMMVETMQTFGADSFAGRLASVLQGSTETTFYVLALYFGSAGVRHTRHALPCALLADAGGIVAAIAVSYWFFG, from the coding sequence TTGCTGAACTTCATCTGGGTTTCATTTTTCTTCATTGCCTTCTTCGTGGCCCTGCTCAAGTGGCTGGTCTGGGGCCAGGGCGACGTTTTCGTGCAGATCATGGGCGCGACGTTCGAGATGTCGCGTGTGGCCTTCGAGATCGCGCTCGGCCTCGTCGGTATCATGAGTTTCTGGATGGGTATCATGCGTATTGGCGAACGGGGCAGCGTGCTCGACCTGTTTGTGCGATTTCTGCAACCTCTGCTGCGCAAGCTGTTTCCGGACATTCCGGAACGGCACCCCGCCTTCGGCGCGATGGTCATGAACTTTTCCGCCAACCTGCTGGGATTGGACAACGCCGCCACACCGCTGGGCCTCAAAGCCATGACCGAGTTGCAGACGCTGAATCCGGAAAAAGAATCCGCCACCAACGCGCAGACTTTATTTCTTGTCCTCAACACCTCGTCGCTGACCTTGTTTCCCGTCACGGTTTTCGTGTACCGGGCGCAGCAAGGGGCGGCGGACCCCACCGATGTGTTCATCCCCATTCTCATCGCCACCTTTTGTTCGACGCTGGTGGGATTGCTGGCGGTGGCGACGGTACAGCGCATCCGCCTGCAAGACCCGGTGGTGCTCGCGTATCTCGGCGGTCTGCTTGCGCTGGTCGGAGGACTGTTGCTGTACTTCGCGCAGTTGGACCAGGCAACGATGCAGGCGCACTCGGCCCGGCTCAGCAACTTGTTACTGTTCACGGTGATGGTCGCTTTCATGGCCGCCGCCGTGTGGCGCCGGCTCAACGTGTTCGATGAGTTCATCGACGGTGCGAAGGAAGGCTTTCAGGTCGCCATCAAAATCGTGCCGTACCTGGTTGCCATGCTGGTGGGCATCGCCGTGTTCCGCGCCAGCGGCGCGTTGGAGATGCTGCTGGATGGCGTGCGCTGGCTGGTATTGGGTGTGGGGGGTGACACGCGTTTCGTTGATGCGTTGCCGACGGCGTTCATGAAGCCATTGAGCGGCAGCGGCGCGCGCGGCATGATGGTCGAAACCATGCAGACGTTTGGAGCCGACTCCTTTGCCGGGCGGCTGGCCTCGGTATTGCAAGGCAGTACGGAAACCACGTTTTATGTGCTGGCGCTGTACTTCGGTTCGGCCGGCGTGCGCCACACCCGCCATGCCTTGCCCTGTGCCTTGCTGGCCGATGCCGGAGGCATTGTGGCTGCCATTGCCGTCAGCTACTGGTTCTTCGGTTGA
- a CDS encoding formyltransferase family protein, which translates to MHPPRLVLITGPELRHEYFVRHINRHFAVDLVLLETKEYPPTPAASKEAQAAWHWFFERREQHEEERFAFVRDLPRVNPPVYADLSADELNSDRLRDQLQDIDPDLILLFDCGLIGGDLMEAFPGRILNLHVGLTEAYRGSSCNFWPIHDERLDCLGATILQINPGIDTGAILDQSTVTVEIDDDEQSLMAKTLVLGVERMLEVVRRWQRGARTAHRPERDGILCQRKDFKPEAVLRVRKLVESPRWETLIAEHTGI; encoded by the coding sequence ATGCATCCTCCCAGACTGGTATTGATAACGGGACCCGAGTTGCGGCACGAATACTTTGTCCGCCACATCAATCGGCATTTTGCGGTCGATCTCGTCTTGCTTGAAACCAAGGAGTATCCGCCAACGCCCGCGGCTTCGAAAGAGGCACAAGCGGCGTGGCACTGGTTTTTTGAACGCCGGGAACAACACGAGGAAGAGAGGTTTGCCTTCGTCCGCGACCTGCCCCGAGTCAACCCACCCGTTTACGCAGACCTGTCCGCAGACGAACTGAACTCGGACCGGCTTCGCGACCAATTGCAAGACATCGATCCGGACCTGATTCTGTTATTCGATTGCGGCCTGATTGGAGGCGATCTCATGGAGGCGTTTCCCGGTCGCATCCTCAACCTTCATGTCGGCCTCACCGAAGCGTATCGCGGGTCGTCCTGCAACTTCTGGCCGATTCACGATGAGCGCCTGGACTGCCTGGGTGCAACCATCCTGCAAATAAACCCCGGCATCGATACCGGAGCCATCCTTGACCAAAGTACGGTGACGGTCGAGATCGATGACGACGAGCAGTCGTTGATGGCCAAGACCCTCGTTCTGGGAGTGGAGCGCATGCTGGAAGTGGTGCGCCGCTGGCAACGCGGTGCGCGCACCGCCCACCGTCCCGAGCGGGACGGCATTTTATGTCAGCGAAAAGATTTCAAACCGGAGGCGGTGTTGCGTGTCAGGAAACTGGTGGAAAGTCCCCGCTGGGAAACCTTGATCGCCGAACACACCGGCATATGA